In Delphinus delphis chromosome 11, mDelDel1.2, whole genome shotgun sequence, one genomic interval encodes:
- the LOC132434205 gene encoding uncharacterized protein, with protein MIQSTVFNYSKSSKSIMLVVLSVKRRSSKLGIRLSSENKQAFSNGKNDLIEEQKLAEKQTGFKCQGWVKKRKKCHSNFELRFNIYSNQAHRATPHSQPRALLLSDIAKIFSPTETERCIESLIAVFQKHAGRDSNNSKLSKAKFLIFMNTELGAFTKNQKYPGVLDRMMKKLNLNSDGQLDFQEFLNLFGGLAIACHDSFIKSTSSQK; from the exons ATGATCCAAAGCACTGTATTTAACTATTCCAAATCTTCAAAGAGCATAATGCTTGTGGTACT TTCTGTAAAACGCAGAAGTTCTAAACTTGGAATCAGATTATCCAGTGAAAACAAACAAGCTTTTAGTAATGGAAAAAATGACTTAATAGAAGAGCAGAAGCTAGCAGAAAAGCAG ACTGGCTTTAAATGTCAAGGGTGGGTTAAAAAGCGGAAAAAATGCCACAGTAATTTTGAATTAAGGTTTAATATATATAGTAACCAGGCTCACCGCGCCACTCCCCACTCGCAGCCCCGTGCCTTGCTCCTCTCCGACATAGCAAAAATATTCAGCCCTACAGAGACTGAACGGTGCATCGAGTCTCTAATTGCTGTTTTCCAAAAGCATGCTGGAAGGGACAGTAACAACAGCAAACTCTCCAAGGCCAAGTTCCTTATCTTCATGAATACAGAGCTGGGTGCCTTCACAAAGAACCAGAAGTACCCTGGTGTCCTTGACCgcatgatgaagaaactgaacctCAACTCTGATGGGCAGCTAGATTTCCAAGAATTTCTTAATCTTTTTGGCGGCCTGGCCATAGCTTGCCATGACTCATTTATTAAGTCTACCTCTTCCCAGAAGTAA